A genomic segment from Limosilactobacillus sp. encodes:
- a CDS encoding DUF72 domain-containing protein, whose amino-acid sequence MKITIGLTTWTEHPALIHNQERPVTLNEYAQHLPTVEVDTFFYALPQMTTIQNWLVEVPASFQFVIKAHRGMTLHERGQDKGALAELFERYKQTVAPLVASGQLKTVLFQFPPYFAASPEDIEYLRLVRTWMGKLPVAIELRNQTWYRPGTLKSLVAFCRDLKFTLVAADEPHGIIASVPFYLATTNPELAMLRLHGQNTSGWLNQDKSWRKTRTLYRYSDAELHRFQTAIENLTPPPREVCVIFNNNSGKDAAPNALKLQKMMGVHFTGLASRSPEQLDLF is encoded by the coding sequence ATGAAAATCACGATTGGCTTGACCACCTGGACCGAGCACCCGGCCCTGATCCATAACCAAGAGCGGCCGGTCACCTTAAACGAATACGCCCAGCACTTGCCGACGGTCGAGGTGGATACTTTTTTCTACGCCCTGCCGCAGATGACGACCATTCAGAATTGGCTGGTGGAGGTGCCAGCAAGCTTTCAATTTGTCATCAAGGCCCACCGGGGGATGACCCTGCACGAGCGCGGGCAGGACAAGGGGGCTCTGGCGGAGCTATTTGAACGCTACAAGCAAACCGTGGCGCCGTTGGTGGCGAGCGGGCAATTGAAGACGGTCCTCTTTCAATTTCCGCCTTACTTCGCCGCCTCGCCTGAGGATATTGAGTATCTGAGGTTGGTGCGAACCTGGATGGGCAAGCTGCCGGTGGCAATTGAGCTGCGCAACCAGACCTGGTACCGCCCCGGCACCTTGAAATCCCTGGTGGCCTTTTGCCGGGACCTGAAATTTACCCTGGTGGCGGCGGACGAACCGCACGGCATCATCGCCTCGGTGCCCTTTTACCTGGCGACGACCAATCCCGAGCTGGCGATGCTGCGGCTGCATGGCCAAAACACCAGCGGCTGGCTCAACCAGGACAAGAGCTGGCGTAAGACCCGCACGCTGTATCGCTATTCGGACGCCGAACTGCACCGGTTTCAAACGGCGATTGAGAATTTGACGCCTCCGCCACGGGAGGTTTGTGTGATCTTCAACAACAACTCCGGCAAGGATGCCGCCCCCAACGCACTGAAATTGCAGAAGATGATGGGCGTCCATTTCACCGGCCTGGCATCGCGTTCCCCCGAGCAGCTCGACCTGTTTTAG
- the metG gene encoding methionine--tRNA ligase codes for MATEKPTYYITTPIYYPSGKLHIGNSYTTIACDAEARYKRLNGYDVFFLTGTDEHGLKIEEKAEQLHMQPQEYVDQMAAGNKKLWKTLKITNDKFIRTTDDYHEKAVQKIFQKFIDQGDIYKGEYTGWYSVDDEEYFTESQLAEVYRDDNGKVIGGKAPSGHEVQLVKEESYFFKMSKYADWLMNYYKEHPDFIEPHSRMNEMVNNFLKPGLEDLAVTRTSFNWGVKVPNDPKHVIYVWIDALSNYITALGYGSDDDSLFKKFWPADVHMVGKEIVRFHTIYWPIMLHALGLPLPKHVIGHGWLTMKDGKMSKSKGNVIYPETLVDRYGLDATRYYLLRAVPFGNDGVFSPEDFVDKVNFDLANDLGNLLNRTVAMINKYQDGKLAGQNDATTDFDADLEQTASDVVAEYKQEMDATHFADALATVWKLVSRANKYIDETEPWVLAKDDSKKAELSDVMTHLAKSLRMIAALLQPAMPDAPKEIVRQLGLDGTDLTLTDLQFDDFPATAQVVAKGTPIFPRLDVKQEVDFIKSKMSANQKKKGRKAMEEAKKQAQTAAKQEEETTGKKPIRIDVFDKVELKVAKITAADHVEGADKLLKFQMDDGTPKGRQILSGIAKWYPDPSVLVGKNVLIVANLKPRKMRGELSQGMMLSAEKDGEVKVVIAPDDLVPGMGVE; via the coding sequence ATGGCAACTGAAAAACCAACCTATTACATCACGACACCAATTTACTATCCATCTGGTAAGCTTCACATTGGTAATTCCTACACGACGATCGCCTGTGACGCCGAGGCGCGCTACAAGCGGCTCAACGGCTACGACGTCTTCTTCTTGACCGGGACCGACGAACACGGACTCAAGATTGAGGAAAAGGCCGAACAGCTGCACATGCAGCCACAGGAATACGTTGATCAAATGGCCGCGGGGAACAAGAAACTCTGGAAGACGCTGAAGATTACCAATGACAAGTTCATCCGGACGACCGATGACTACCACGAAAAGGCAGTTCAGAAGATCTTCCAAAAGTTCATCGACCAGGGTGACATCTACAAGGGTGAGTACACCGGCTGGTACTCGGTTGACGACGAAGAGTACTTCACCGAAAGCCAACTGGCCGAGGTCTACCGCGACGACAACGGCAAGGTCATCGGTGGAAAGGCACCATCCGGCCACGAGGTTCAGCTGGTTAAGGAAGAATCCTACTTCTTCAAGATGAGCAAGTACGCCGACTGGCTGATGAACTACTACAAGGAACACCCGGACTTCATCGAGCCCCACTCCCGGATGAATGAAATGGTCAACAACTTCTTGAAGCCGGGCCTGGAAGACCTGGCCGTCACCCGGACCTCCTTCAATTGGGGTGTCAAGGTGCCAAACGATCCGAAGCACGTCATCTACGTCTGGATCGACGCCCTGTCCAACTATATTACTGCTCTCGGTTACGGCAGCGATGACGACAGCCTCTTCAAGAAGTTCTGGCCGGCCGACGTTCACATGGTCGGTAAGGAAATCGTGCGTTTCCACACCATCTACTGGCCAATCATGCTCCACGCCCTCGGCCTGCCGCTGCCAAAGCACGTCATCGGCCACGGCTGGCTGACGATGAAGGACGGCAAGATGTCCAAGTCCAAGGGGAACGTCATCTACCCAGAGACCCTGGTTGATCGCTACGGCCTCGACGCCACCCGTTACTACCTGCTGCGGGCAGTACCGTTTGGCAACGACGGGGTTTTCAGCCCAGAAGACTTTGTCGACAAGGTCAACTTCGACCTGGCCAACGACCTGGGGAACCTGCTGAACCGGACCGTTGCCATGATCAACAAGTACCAGGACGGTAAGCTGGCCGGGCAAAATGACGCCACGACCGACTTCGATGCTGATCTGGAGCAGACTGCTTCCGACGTGGTTGCCGAGTACAAGCAGGAAATGGACGCCACCCACTTTGCCGACGCCCTGGCCACCGTTTGGAAGCTGGTCAGCCGCGCCAACAAGTACATTGATGAGACCGAGCCATGGGTGCTGGCCAAGGACGACAGCAAGAAGGCTGAACTGTCCGACGTCATGACCCACCTAGCAAAGAGCCTCCGGATGATCGCCGCCCTCCTGCAGCCCGCAATGCCGGACGCACCAAAGGAAATTGTTCGTCAGCTGGGCCTGGACGGAACCGACCTGACCCTGACCGATCTGCAGTTTGATGACTTCCCGGCCACGGCCCAAGTGGTTGCCAAGGGAACGCCGATCTTCCCACGGCTGGACGTTAAGCAGGAAGTTGACTTTATCAAGAGCAAGATGAGCGCAAACCAGAAGAAGAAGGGGAGAAAAGCAATGGAAGAAGCAAAGAAGCAGGCCCAAACCGCTGCTAAGCAGGAAGAAGAAACGACCGGCAAGAAGCCGATTCGGATCGACGTCTTTGACAAGGTTGAGCTGAAGGTGGCCAAGATTACCGCCGCCGACCACGTCGAAGGGGCCGACAAGCTGCTCAAGTTCCAGATGGATGACGGGACTCCAAAAGGCCGGCAGATCCTGTCCGGCATCGCTAAGTGGTACCCGGACCCATCCGTTCTGGTTGGTAAGAACGTACTGATCGTGGCCAACCTGAAGCCGCGGAAGATGCGGGGCGAACTCAGCCAGGGGATGATGCTCTCGGCTGAAAAGGATGGCGAAGTCAAGGTTGTCATCGCACCCGACGACCTGGTACCAGGCATGGGCGTTGAATAA
- a CDS encoding TatD family hydrolase has translation MAKHKPWRKVYDSHTHLNDTPFFDDVPAFIARANHYGVVEMNIVGSNRLLNDRAVELGHCYPNLHPVIGWHPEDLATFNVEEEAHLLTQLRDPLVVGVGEIGLDYYNDEHSPHKLQWALFEKQLAWARQLHLPVSIHCRDALADAYAILKDAHVAEFGGVMHSFNGSPAWAEKFMDLGMAISFSGVASFKNATDVHAAVQAVPLERMMVETDAPYLTPKPFRGKQNEPAFTKFVVDAVAELKQVDAEKVAYQTYHNARSLFLKKDEQDD, from the coding sequence GTGGCAAAGCACAAACCGTGGCGAAAGGTCTACGATTCCCACACCCACCTCAACGACACGCCGTTCTTTGACGACGTCCCGGCCTTCATTGCCCGGGCAAATCACTACGGGGTGGTTGAGATGAACATCGTGGGCTCCAACCGCCTGCTCAATGACCGGGCGGTGGAGTTGGGACATTGCTACCCTAACCTCCATCCAGTCATTGGCTGGCATCCCGAGGACCTGGCGACCTTTAACGTCGAAGAGGAGGCTCACCTCCTAACTCAGTTGAGGGATCCGCTGGTGGTTGGCGTGGGCGAGATTGGCCTGGATTATTATAACGACGAGCACTCGCCGCACAAGCTTCAGTGGGCGCTTTTCGAAAAGCAGCTCGCCTGGGCGCGTCAGCTGCACCTGCCGGTTTCCATTCACTGCCGCGATGCCCTGGCCGACGCCTACGCAATCTTAAAGGATGCCCACGTCGCCGAATTCGGTGGGGTGATGCACAGTTTTAACGGTTCGCCGGCGTGGGCCGAAAAGTTCATGGACCTGGGGATGGCGATCTCCTTTAGCGGGGTGGCCAGCTTCAAGAACGCCACGGACGTTCACGCGGCGGTGCAGGCCGTGCCACTGGAAAGGATGATGGTCGAAACCGACGCACCATACCTGACCCCCAAGCCGTTCCGTGGCAAGCAAAACGAGCCCGCTTTCACCAAGTTTGTGGTGGACGCGGTGGCCGAATTAAAGCAGGTGGACGCCGAAAAGGTAGCCTACCAGACCTACCACAACGCCAGGAGCTTATTTCTGAAGAAGGACGAACAGGATGACTAA
- the rnmV gene encoding ribonuclease M5, which translates to MTKIKEVIVVEGKDDTKQIHKAVAADTYETNGSALSATDLERLKKLQKTRGLIVFTDPDFNGERLRKMISAAVPGVKHAFIRRDQGVPDVAHGSLGVEHADPATIKAALAHLYTQEEEPAATFTVQSLQAAGLTGNPHARQRRERLGQLLGIGYGNGKQLAHRLNMFQISPAQFKEAMTQIKQEENE; encoded by the coding sequence ATGACTAAGATCAAAGAAGTGATCGTCGTCGAGGGTAAGGACGACACCAAACAAATTCATAAGGCGGTGGCTGCCGACACCTATGAGACGAATGGTTCGGCCCTCTCGGCCACCGACCTGGAGCGCCTAAAGAAGCTCCAGAAAACACGGGGGTTGATTGTCTTCACCGATCCCGATTTCAACGGGGAACGGCTGCGCAAGATGATCAGTGCCGCCGTGCCGGGAGTCAAGCACGCCTTCATCCGTCGTGATCAGGGCGTTCCCGACGTTGCCCACGGCAGTCTCGGCGTTGAGCATGCCGACCCGGCAACGATCAAGGCGGCCCTGGCCCACCTCTATACCCAAGAAGAGGAGCCCGCGGCGACCTTTACCGTCCAAAGCCTGCAGGCTGCCGGCCTAACGGGCAACCCGCACGCTCGCCAGCGCCGGGAACGGCTTGGCCAGCTTTTGGGCATCGGCTACGGCAACGGCAAGCAGCTGGCCCACCGGCTGAACATGTTTCAGATCAGCCCGGCCCAGTTTAAAGAGGCAATGACACAGATCAAGCAGGAGGAGAACGAATGA
- the rsmA gene encoding 16S rRNA (adenine(1518)-N(6)/adenine(1519)-N(6))-dimethyltransferase RsmA, giving the protein MSQSPEIGSRTRTRAIMEKYGIRTKKSFGQNFLTDLNVLKNIVEAAQITKDDNVIEIGPGIGALTEQLAQAAGGVVALEIDSDLIPVLKEVLAPYDNVMVLNQDVLRANLPELIQQQFTDPTRPIKVVANLPYYITSPILMGLLASPVDWDAICVMMQKEVAQRLTAKPGTKQYGALTLAIEYQMDARIAFDVSRRVFVPAPNVDSAIVVLTPRQEKLAVQPFDKQKLFGFIRGCFAHRRKSLWNNLQGVVGKDPATKSQLEEVLAQLDLPKQVRPERLDLTQFIELANALHAAELL; this is encoded by the coding sequence ATGAGTCAGTCACCAGAAATTGGCAGTCGCACCCGGACCCGGGCGATCATGGAAAAGTACGGGATTCGCACCAAGAAGAGCTTTGGCCAGAACTTCTTGACCGACCTCAACGTCTTGAAAAATATTGTTGAGGCGGCCCAGATCACGAAGGACGACAACGTGATCGAGATTGGTCCCGGGATCGGGGCCCTGACCGAGCAGCTGGCCCAGGCGGCGGGAGGGGTCGTGGCGCTGGAAATTGATTCCGATCTGATTCCGGTCCTAAAGGAAGTGCTCGCCCCGTACGACAACGTGATGGTGCTGAACCAGGACGTCCTCAGGGCCAACCTGCCGGAGTTAATCCAGCAGCAGTTCACCGACCCGACCCGGCCGATCAAGGTCGTGGCCAACCTGCCGTATTACATCACCAGCCCGATCCTGATGGGTTTGCTCGCTAGTCCGGTTGATTGGGACGCCATCTGCGTCATGATGCAGAAGGAGGTTGCCCAGCGCCTGACGGCCAAGCCGGGAACCAAGCAGTATGGGGCCCTGACCCTGGCGATTGAGTACCAGATGGATGCCCGGATTGCCTTTGACGTTTCCCGGCGGGTCTTCGTGCCGGCGCCGAATGTTGACTCCGCCATTGTGGTTCTGACGCCCCGGCAGGAAAAACTGGCGGTGCAGCCCTTTGATAAGCAGAAGCTCTTTGGCTTTATTCGGGGCTGCTTTGCCCACCGCCGGAAGAGCCTGTGGAACAATCTCCAGGGGGTCGTCGGCAAGGATCCGGCGACTAAGTCCCAATTGGAAGAAGTCTTGGCTCAGCTGGACCTTCCCAAGCAGGTTCGCCCCGAACGGCTGGACCTCACCCAATTCATTGAGCTGGCCAATGCCCTTCATGCGGCGGAACTACTCTAA
- a CDS encoding Veg family protein — MPETIDEIREWLQERIGQPVRIDAQAGRKRVNTLHGTLGKTYPAIFIVHLSDDEKAVQRVSYSYTDLLTHNVALTFE, encoded by the coding sequence GTGCCAGAGACGATTGACGAAATTAGAGAATGGCTGCAAGAACGAATCGGTCAACCGGTGAGAATCGATGCCCAGGCAGGTCGCAAACGGGTCAATACCCTGCACGGGACGCTGGGGAAGACTTACCCGGCGATCTTCATCGTTCACCTGAGCGACGATGAAAAGGCGGTTCAACGGGTTTCGTATAGCTATACTGATTTATTGACCCACAACGTTGCATTGACATTTGAATAG
- the ispE gene encoding 4-(cytidine 5'-diphospho)-2-C-methyl-D-erythritol kinase, whose translation MLVTEKAPAKLNLSLDTPMRYFDGSPRWDMVMISADLADYVTVETHLRPGTIKVYTDSGFLPNDQRNLAYQAAHILRNRFHQREGVTIKIRKHIPVAAGLGGGSSDAAAVLRALNRIWRLGLSLEELATLALSIDSDVPYCVYGKLAHVTEHGEKIELLPPQPHYWAVIAKQQTSVSTPQILRQINYEQLHHLNNQQLIASLKAGDWATAVQYMGNVLEPVTMRTHPEIRRLKDKMIKLGADVAQMSGTGPTVFAICHTESRARRIQNSICGFCRDVHVVTLL comes from the coding sequence ATGCTTGTTACGGAAAAGGCCCCCGCAAAGCTGAACTTGAGCCTCGATACGCCGATGCGCTACTTTGATGGCTCACCACGCTGGGACATGGTGATGATCTCGGCCGACCTGGCGGATTACGTCACCGTCGAGACCCACCTGCGTCCGGGGACGATCAAGGTTTACACGGACAGTGGCTTTTTGCCCAATGATCAGCGCAACCTGGCCTACCAGGCGGCCCATATCTTACGCAATCGGTTCCACCAGCGCGAAGGCGTGACGATCAAGATCAGGAAGCACATCCCCGTGGCGGCTGGCTTGGGTGGTGGTTCCTCGGACGCGGCGGCGGTGCTGCGGGCCCTGAATCGCATTTGGCGCCTCGGCCTGAGCCTGGAGGAGCTTGCCACCCTGGCCCTGTCGATTGATTCCGATGTTCCCTACTGCGTTTACGGCAAGCTTGCCCACGTGACGGAGCACGGGGAGAAGATCGAGCTGCTGCCGCCCCAGCCTCACTACTGGGCGGTGATCGCCAAGCAGCAGACCAGCGTTTCGACCCCGCAAATTTTGCGCCAGATCAACTACGAGCAGCTGCACCACCTCAATAACCAGCAACTGATTGCCAGTCTGAAGGCCGGGGACTGGGCGACGGCGGTCCAGTATATGGGCAACGTTCTGGAGCCGGTCACGATGCGGACCCACCCGGAGATTCGGCGCCTCAAGGACAAGATGATCAAGCTGGGGGCGGACGTGGCCCAGATGAGCGGGACGGGGCCGACCGTCTTTGCCATCTGTCATACCGAGTCCCGGGCTCGGCGAATTCAAAATAGCATCTGTGGCTTTTGCCGCGACGTGCACGTGGTAACGCTATTGTAA
- a CDS encoding metal ABC transporter solute-binding protein, Zn/Mn family → MKRYQAGVTVLVAILLVILGISFVPWKTLGQNQKPIRVITSLNFYGEVASEVAGKYGQVDSLINSASVDPHDYQPGTAQAQKMERANVVIENGLGYDHWLTKLAQSTSDHDYTTINVGRQVAGKHNGDNEHVWYAPTTMSKLASRLATEYGRIDPAHRTYYQRRARTYQRSLTDLNQEIAKVKNQVGSNKNVAVSEPVFDYALQSLGYRVTDRHFEKAIEDSNDPSPQDISDLQQAIVNHRIAFFVENKQTSDKVIDNLVKLAHQHNVPVLQVTESKPNGLTYREWMLRQYRQLAKIQREGE, encoded by the coding sequence ATGAAGAGATATCAAGCCGGGGTCACCGTCCTGGTCGCAATTTTACTGGTAATCCTGGGGATCTCCTTTGTCCCCTGGAAGACGCTGGGGCAGAACCAAAAGCCCATCCGGGTGATCACCAGCCTGAATTTTTATGGTGAGGTGGCCAGTGAGGTTGCCGGAAAGTACGGCCAGGTCGATTCACTGATCAACAGTGCCTCGGTCGACCCACACGATTACCAGCCGGGAACGGCCCAGGCGCAAAAGATGGAGCGAGCCAATGTGGTGATTGAGAACGGCCTGGGCTATGACCACTGGCTGACCAAGCTGGCACAGTCGACCAGCGACCATGACTACACCACGATTAATGTTGGCCGTCAGGTTGCCGGGAAACACAACGGCGACAACGAGCACGTTTGGTACGCACCGACCACAATGAGCAAGCTTGCCAGTCGTCTAGCAACTGAATACGGACGAATCGATCCGGCCCATCGCACCTATTACCAGCGGCGGGCGCGGACTTATCAGCGTTCCCTGACCGACCTGAATCAAGAGATCGCCAAGGTCAAAAACCAGGTTGGCAGCAATAAAAACGTGGCGGTCAGTGAACCGGTCTTCGACTACGCCCTGCAATCCTTGGGCTACCGGGTGACCGACCGCCACTTTGAGAAGGCGATCGAGGACAGCAACGACCCGTCCCCGCAGGACATCAGTGACTTGCAGCAGGCGATTGTCAACCACCGGATCGCGTTCTTCGTGGAAAACAAGCAGACGAGCGATAAGGTGATCGATAACCTGGTCAAGCTGGCTCACCAGCACAACGTTCCGGTGCTGCAGGTGACGGAATCCAAGCCCAATGGTCTGACCTACCGGGAGTGGATGCTGCGCCAGTACCGGCAGCTCGCCAAGATTCAACGAGAGGGGGAATGA
- a CDS encoding metal ABC transporter ATP-binding protein produces the protein MAVVSVEDLNVAYGSHQVITNLSFTVNEGDFLVVVGENGVGKTTLIRALLGLLKPRSGEINIPAQTKIGYVPQFRNLDEEYPLSVRDFVSLNCPPRLIPWLSKKERAKVDRIIRLTDLTAIADRPLGLASGGEKQRAYLAQALLQDPELLILDESTASLDNEMKYELLDLVTKFQENGLSVMFITHDWDLARHYGTRYLHMMPNGYEEGSIDELPVQEDEEGTE, from the coding sequence ATGGCAGTTGTCTCAGTAGAAGACCTAAACGTCGCCTATGGCAGTCACCAAGTGATTACCAACCTGAGCTTCACGGTCAACGAGGGTGACTTCCTGGTGGTCGTCGGTGAAAACGGGGTGGGGAAGACCACCCTGATTCGGGCCCTGCTCGGTCTGCTCAAGCCCCGCAGCGGTGAGATTAACATTCCAGCGCAGACCAAGATCGGCTACGTTCCCCAGTTTCGCAACCTCGACGAGGAATACCCGCTGTCGGTGCGTGACTTTGTTTCACTGAACTGCCCGCCGCGCCTGATCCCCTGGCTGAGCAAGAAAGAACGGGCCAAGGTTGACCGCATCATTCGCTTGACTGACCTGACCGCGATCGCCGACCGGCCACTGGGGCTGGCCTCCGGCGGAGAAAAACAGCGGGCCTACCTAGCCCAGGCCCTGCTTCAGGATCCGGAGCTCCTAATCCTGGATGAATCAACGGCCAGCCTGGATAACGAGATGAAGTACGAACTCCTGGATCTGGTGACTAAGTTCCAGGAGAACGGGCTGAGCGTGATGTTCATCACCCACGACTGGGACCTGGCCCGCCACTACGGGACTCGCTACCTGCACATGATGCCCAACGGCTATGAAGAGGGCTCGATTGACGAGCTGCCCGTTCAAGAAGATGAGGAGGGGACCGAATAA
- a CDS encoding metal ABC transporter permease, whose translation MLTLAFMRHAFVASTFIAIVSGVIGVFVVARQLPFLTHTLSEIGFAGASFAVFAGWPALDGMILFTMLSSVLVGQMSVKESRREAVISAVSALFIGLGILFLSLSSQTASSATSILFGSVVGISTGEVVQLIVLSIVVLLITLAIYRQLKFTSFDAIGARVQGINETVISVIFLLLLALSVSVAAQIVGSLLIFILLTLPAASAKYFTHGVFKMIILAILFSLLGTWLGLLLGYLTNWPVSFFIAVIEVLIYVAALLYQNYFVEAN comes from the coding sequence ATGCTAACCTTAGCCTTCATGCGTCACGCCTTCGTGGCCAGCACCTTCATCGCGATCGTCAGTGGGGTGATCGGGGTCTTCGTGGTGGCCCGTCAGCTGCCATTTCTGACCCACACCCTGTCCGAGATCGGCTTTGCCGGGGCCTCCTTTGCCGTCTTCGCGGGTTGGCCGGCCCTAGACGGGATGATCCTCTTCACGATGTTGAGCTCGGTTCTGGTTGGCCAGATGAGTGTCAAGGAGTCGCGCCGGGAAGCGGTGATCAGTGCCGTATCGGCACTCTTCATTGGTCTGGGGATCCTCTTCTTGTCGCTGAGCAGTCAAACCGCCAGTTCGGCCACCAGCATCCTCTTCGGCAGCGTCGTCGGCATCAGCACGGGTGAGGTGGTCCAACTGATCGTCCTGTCAATTGTTGTGCTGCTGATCACCCTGGCGATCTATCGTCAGCTGAAGTTTACCTCCTTTGACGCGATCGGAGCCCGGGTGCAGGGGATTAACGAAACCGTGATTTCGGTGATCTTCCTCTTGCTCCTGGCCCTGAGTGTCAGTGTGGCCGCCCAGATCGTCGGCTCGCTCTTGATCTTCATCCTGCTGACCCTGCCGGCCGCCAGCGCCAAGTACTTCACCCACGGTGTCTTCAAGATGATCATCCTGGCAATCCTCTTCTCCCTGCTGGGAACCTGGCTGGGCCTGCTGCTCGGCTATCTGACCAACTGGCCGGTCAGCTTCTTCATTGCCGTGATCGAGGTGTTGATCTACGTGGCCGCACTGCTCTACCAAAATTACTTTGTAGAAGCCAATTAA
- the purR gene encoding pur operon repressor: MKVRRSNRLVDMTRYLMEHPRTLVSLKFFSERFGSAKSSISEDLSIVKHTFHTWGEGSLETIPGASGGAILTPFYSKENAQRAIDNLVAEVNDDTRLLPGGYVYLSDLIGRPDILRQVGRLIATQYVDKDVDVIMTVETKGIPIAQSVAMYMNKPFVIVRNSSHITEGPTVSVNYVSGSVQRIKKMELSRRTLSAGANVVVVDDFMKGGGTLNGMHSLIKEFGANLVGMTVLAEGNATNGKRLVDNCTALIKVDAEDGEEKSITARPGNFMATVFD, from the coding sequence ATGAAAGTACGTCGTAGTAATCGGCTGGTTGACATGACCCGCTACCTGATGGAACATCCCCGTACCTTGGTGTCCCTGAAGTTCTTCAGCGAACGCTTTGGTTCCGCCAAATCATCAATTAGTGAAGACCTCAGCATTGTTAAGCACACCTTTCATACCTGGGGGGAAGGTAGCCTGGAGACCATCCCCGGTGCTAGCGGCGGTGCCATCCTGACGCCGTTTTATTCCAAGGAAAATGCACAGCGGGCCATCGACAACCTGGTGGCGGAGGTCAATGACGACACCCGCCTCTTGCCCGGTGGCTACGTTTACCTGTCCGATTTAATCGGCCGTCCCGACATCCTGCGCCAGGTGGGCCGACTGATTGCGACCCAGTACGTTGACAAGGACGTCGACGTCATCATGACGGTCGAGACGAAGGGCATTCCGATCGCGCAGAGCGTGGCCATGTACATGAATAAGCCGTTCGTGATCGTGCGGAACAGCTCCCACATCACGGAGGGGCCGACCGTCAGCGTGAACTACGTCTCCGGTTCCGTTCAGCGGATCAAGAAGATGGAATTGTCCCGGCGGACCCTGTCGGCCGGGGCTAACGTGGTCGTGGTTGATGACTTCATGAAGGGCGGCGGCACCCTGAATGGAATGCACTCCCTGATTAAGGAATTCGGGGCCAACCTGGTCGGCATGACTGTCCTGGCCGAGGGGAATGCCACCAACGGCAAGCGGCTGGTTGACAACTGCACGGCATTGATTAAAGTAGATGCAGAGGATGGCGAAGAAAAGTCCATCACGGCCCGTCCCGGGAACTTTATGGCGACGGTATTTGATTAG